The Scophthalmus maximus strain ysfricsl-2021 chromosome 14, ASM2237912v1, whole genome shotgun sequence region CAGGATGGTATTAACCTGTTTTATCCGCTGTCTGAGCTGAAGTTAACATGTTCACACTGGCTTTGAAGTTTCACACTATCCAAACTGACATTAGCTCACATACAAGTGGAGACCACCATAAATATTTTGATTCCACAAATAGGGCTGTAAAGGCCTATAAAAAGCCTTATTCTTAAGCTTCACCTCTTTAGTTAACACTAAAATCCTTACACCTCAGTCCACCACGGTGTAAGTCTCTCAGCGCTATTTCCACCTGTGTGATCAGACGGGAGAGGCGTAACTTAGTGGAAGGGGGCCAGTCGGCCCTGCTTCAGGTGATTGGATGACCCGGGTTTCCTGGGACATGCTAAACATTTCCTCTGTAGGTGTTGAAATTGACTTTATCCTATTACATGGAATCTCTACTGCAGGAGAACAGACCAGAAATAGCAAACATTGATATGtggtagtaataataataaaaacatttaaccaaTACAGTACCATACAGCAGAACTTTATAAAGGGATCAGTGTTACTATTAGTATTAGAATTAAGTATAACAAGGGGATGGACAAGTGTAGCTTGAGTAAAACAAGTGCAGGGGAGGCTCTGTCTTTCACACATTACCAACGCGGCCGGCCAGTCAACTTTATTCAATATTTGGAAAGATTTTGAAAATTAGTCTGAGATTGGATTCTGATGGTGAGGGATGAGTGTTTCAGATACACCTACATTTCTCCACAAAGAGGACACGGACCACTCTGGGACCtccagtcgggggggggggggggtgcaccgACCTCTGGGCCCTATGAGCAGTCTCTGTGCTCAGTGTACGAATCCATTCTTGAAGGATGAATGGTCTAATTTGTACATATAGcacatgctttttttaaagtaactaACGGTTTGTCAAACCCCAGCACCCCTGGTGATTGGATCATTGATTGGCTTCCCCATTGGCCGGCTCGGCTGTCAGTCAGCGGCTGCACTCGCTGGTTCGTCTGAAGCGAGCGCATTACACCGGTCGACTTATCTCCGTTTAGTCAGCAGCCGCGGCATCGTGTCGCAGCGTCCGACCGAGGCGCTGACGGAGCATCTGTCGGGAAACGCGACGTCGTCAGCGGCCCCAGCCTGGTCCAAGCACGGCCGGCGAGCGATCACACGCAGTGGACGAGACGCGTCAATGGATCTCCGATCGCAGTCGTGACCGCTCTCCGCCGCCCCTCACCCTGCGGAAGATCCTGCGCCGAActtgccgccgctgctgctgctgctgctgctgctgctgctgctgcgtccaCACCGCCGCGGCGCGCACCTCTGCAGACATGGGCACCGTCCTCTCCATATCCCCCGCGACGAAGAAGGCGTCCATCATGGACGCGGACGCCGCGGGCGACGGGCCCAAGCACGACAAGACCCTCAAGCGGCACTCGATGTTCGTCTCGCTCTCCTGGAAGAAGCTGGTGGCCAACTCGGCCAAGAAGAGCGCCAAGAAAGTGACCCCCAACCCGCTGTCCACCCgcgagccgccgccgctgccgccgccgccgccgtcgtccgGCCAGGTGGCGCAGCGCAACAGCGAGAACATCAGGAAGACGCACCGCACCGACGAGAAGAAGCCCAAGGCGCCCATCCCCGTGCCGGTGCCCACGGTGCCCACGGCGCCCACGGCGCCCACGCTGAACGGCGAGGCCGTCGCCCAGCAAGGCAGGCTCGCCTCGGTGCAGAAGCAGCCCAGCAGCCTGTCGCTGGTGTCGCCGCGGCGCATCGTCATCCAGGCGTCGACGGGCGAGCTGCTGCGCTGCCTGGGGGACTTCATGTGCCGCCGGTGCTCCAGGCTCAAGGAGCTGAGCAGCGGCGAGGTGATCATCTGGTTCCGCAACATCGACCGGACCCTCCTGCTCCAGGGCTGGCAGGACCAGGGCTTCATCACGCCGGCCAACGTGGTGTTCGTGTACCTGCTGTGCGAGGACACGATCTCGGAGAGCGTCGAGTGCGCCGCCGCGCTGCAGGGCGCCTTCCAGACCTGCCTCTACCTCGCCTACTCCTACATGGGCAACGAGATCTCCTACCCGCTCAAGCCGTTCATGATCGAGTCGAACAAGGACGTGTTCTGGGAGACGTCGCTGCGGATCATCGGCCGGCTGAGCGGCAAGATGCTGCGGCTGAACGCGGACCCGCACTTTTTCACCGAGGTCTTCCAGGACCTGAAAAACCAACGCGACACCGGCGACGCGAACCTGGACCGCTGACGGGGGAGCGCACAACGGCACGGGTGGGCtcttttttggggttgttgtttttttttttaaatgaaaaaaaaaagagagaaagaatgaagatgaatgtttttagttttttggcgCAAAGCCAAACGAAAATGGGCCGAGGAGGCTGAGTGTCGCCGTCCTGAGCGACAACGTCGCTAGGCAACAAGAGTATGGGAAGATTTCATCAATTGCATGCCAACGGTATATTGTCCTTCTTTTGTctcgttcccccccccccccccaccgccacctACCCTGAGAGAGACGCGGGGATTGACATTGACTGAGTGGCGCCAAATCACGCACACTGAGTGACACTCGAGTCCCCGTTCCGTCAGGGCCACTGTCGGGTCCAGCGGGGCAAGTGCGCGGCCAAGGGTCCAGGCGGGACCGGAGCCGAGCCGTGCGTTTTGGAGAGCGGGCGGCGGAGAGGCGGAGCTGTCCGAGGTGCTGACCTGtgcagccaccccccccccccccccccccccccccgccccgcccctccccgccATACTTGAGTCACTTTTCCACAACAGAGCCGCGCGTGGCTTAAGAGGACCTGTCATCCCTGTACATTTTCAGCACTTAAAGCCTAAGCCTTGTTAAGTAGAGGTGCACAGTACATGTACCTgcactgtgcttttttttcttcttttttcttaaagtctca contains the following coding sequences:
- the cdk5r2b gene encoding cyclin-dependent kinase 5 activator 2b, yielding MGTVLSISPATKKASIMDADAAGDGPKHDKTLKRHSMFVSLSWKKLVANSAKKSAKKVTPNPLSTREPPPLPPPPPSSGQVAQRNSENIRKTHRTDEKKPKAPIPVPVPTVPTAPTAPTLNGEAVAQQGRLASVQKQPSSLSLVSPRRIVIQASTGELLRCLGDFMCRRCSRLKELSSGEVIIWFRNIDRTLLLQGWQDQGFITPANVVFVYLLCEDTISESVECAAALQGAFQTCLYLAYSYMGNEISYPLKPFMIESNKDVFWETSLRIIGRLSGKMLRLNADPHFFTEVFQDLKNQRDTGDANLDR